Part of the Paenarthrobacter sp. JL.01a genome is shown below.
CGGAATGGTGTCGAGGTCGTTGGGGATGGTGAACGTCCCGGAGAAGTGCTCGCCGGCTTCGTGCCAGACGGACGCGGACGCTGAACCGGGAACCAAGTGGTGCAGGGCCAGTTGCCCGACGCCGGCAACTTCGGCGAGCTTGGCGGCGTCGCGGACGCTGGTGTGCGACTTGTAGTGGTGATCGCGGGAAGCCCGGCTGGATTCGTCGGTCTTGTCCGCGTACAGGGATTCCACCCAAGCGAAGTCGATGGCCTCATGGAGCAGCAGATCCGTGTCCTGGGCCAGGGTGATCATGTTTTGCGTGTAGGCGGTGTCGCCGGAAATCGTAACGGAGCCCTCTGCGGTGTCGAAGCGGAAGGCGAACGCGGGAGCTACGGGCGGATGCTCCACCAGGATTGCCGTGACAGTGACCAGTTCGTCCCGGTACACCTCGAACGGTTCCATATTCGGCGTCGGGTTGTTGTTGGGGTGGTATCCGCTTTCGGCGGGAACTTCGATGTCTTCGGCATGGAAGATGTCCAAGGGGCTCGGGCGGAGGCTGTCCAGGATGCGGTCGTTGAGGTCGGTGGCGTGGGCCTTCATGAGTTGTTCGAACATTTGGCGGGTGCCCGGTGTCGGATTCTCCGGCGCCAGCGGTTGGGGAGCGACGACGGCGCGTGGCGACACTGCGGGAAGCTCACCGCGGTTGCCCGGTCCAATGATCTTCACGGGATTCTCCGTGCGGTGGGTCAGTGCATAGAGGCCGAAGATGCCCAATCCGGCGAGGTCGTACACGTGGTCCGAGTGCAAGTGGGTGATGAAAAGGGCCCGCAGGTCCTTGAGTTCCAGGCCGGACTGGCTGAGCCTGCGCCCTGCTCCCTGGCCGAAGTCGACGAGGTAGAACGCTTCTCCCACCACCACGGCCGTGGCAATGCCGGTGCGCTCGCCGGAGTCGGCCGCCGCCCACCAGCGCGGACCACCAGCGGTTCCGAGGGTGATGATGTGCGGCTTCAGCGATGACGACGGCGTCATGGTTCTCCTTGGTTGAGGGGCTTTTCTCCAGTGTGGTCTGGAACACGTCACTTGTATAATCAATCAATTCAAAGAAGTTCATAAGGAGAACTGATGGGTGAGTTTACGCTTCGGCAGCTGGAGTACTTCGTGGCGGTCCTGGACCACGGCTCCCTCACCAAGGCCGCGAGCGAGAGCAACATTTCCCAGGCCGCTGCGTCCATGGCCATCGCGCAGCTGGAGAAGAACCTGGGCCTCGACCTGCTGATCCGCACGCGCGCCAAACGCGTGGAACCAACGCCGGCAGGGGTGGAACTCGGAGTGCGGGCCCGGCGCATCCTTCGTGAGGCGGCTGATCTCCAAGGCGCCCTCCAAGGATCCCATCAGGACATGCGTGGCCGGGTGGTGATCGGCTGCATGATCGCGATTTCTCCACGATTGATTCCCGAACTCATCCGGGTCTTCGCAGCGAAGTGGCCGGAGGTTGAGGTCGACTTCGTGGAGGGGAATGCGGAAGAGCTGCAACGTGCTGTGGCCGAAGGCGAGCTGGACGTCGCCTTCATCTATTCACTCCAGGCGATTCCCGGCGTCGAAATCCTCAAGGTGGCAGCATCCCGACCGCAGTTCATGCTTGCCGAGGACCATCCGTTTGCGCGGAGGGAGGCCCTGCGTTTTGCTGACCTCGCGCACGAAGATGTGGTTCTGTTCGACGTCCCGCCCAGCGCGGAGCGCGTCATTGCCATGTTCCATTCGGCGGGCATCGAACCAAAGGTGCGCTGGCGAAGCGTCGTGGCTCAAACCATCCGGGGAATTGTGGCGAGCGGGCGGGCATATTCAGTGACGAATGTGTGGCCGGGGATTGAGTCCTTGTACGCCGGTGCCCGGGTTGCGCTGGTTCCCATCGAGGACGCCCTGCCTGTGAACGAACTCGTGGCGGTGGTCCCTCCGGGCGTCAGTCGCCCGCGTCGCGTGGAAGAGGTTATCGCCGCTGCCCGGGAGTTGACGCGGCAGGAGCAGTGATCCTCGCCTGCACTCTTTTAGTTTCCCAAAGCAATCAATCTGGGGTATAGTTGCTTTAGGCAAACAAAAGGGGTGTTTTACATGTCTGTCGGTTCTGCCACAGCAACCGATCTTGTGCATCAGATTTTCGACCTCCAGCGGACTCTGCGCTGCGTGGTGACCGCCCACATGGCCCGCGTTCCCGACGTCGGAATGGCGGTGCAGGGTGTCATGCGTTTCATCGGCGAGGGGGAGACCCGCGCCACCCACCTGGCCGCACGGCTCGGGGTGAGTGCGCCGGTCCTCAGCCGCCACATCGCCGAGCTCGAGGAGCTCGGCTTCGTTGCCAGGCGGCCGGACCCGGCCGACGGCAGGGCGCAACTGCTGGCCCTGACGGAACGGGGCGCAGCGAAACTGCACGAATTCGAAGAACAACGCAGCGTGAGACTGCGCGATTACCTGGCGGATTGGAGCGAGGCTGACGCCCTCGAGGCCTCCCAGGTCATCAACAAACTCACCGAGTCCTTGAAGGACTCCATCCGGGCAACGGCGGCCGGCTCCCCCACAACAGACCAAAACAGCTTAGGAGCCCGGAATGGCTAAACCAGCAACACACAGCGCAGTTCCAGGACAGGCGGTGGACGCCGCAGCGAAGGCGGCCGCGCCCATGACCCACCGTCAGATCATGGAAGCCCTGACCGGCCTCCTCGCGGCCTTCTTCACGGCAATCCTGAGCAGCACGATCGTTGCCAACGCGCTGCCCACCATCATGTCCGAACTCAAGGGCACGCAGACCGACTTCGCCTGGGTCATTACGGCCGCGCTTTTGGCGAACGCTGCCACCACCCCCATCTGGGGCAAGCTCGCTGACCTCTTCGACAAGAAGCTCCTGGTCCAGCTGAGCATCATCATCTTCGTGGCCGGGTCGGTCATGGCCGGCCTGTCCGAGACCATCCCCCTGCTGCTGACCGCACGCGTGATCCAGGGCATCGCCATGGGTGGCCTCACGGCCCTGGCCCAGGCAATCATCGGTTCCATGATCCCGCCGCGCGACCGCGGCAAGTACTCCGGCTACATGGGTGCCGTCATGGCAGTCGGCACCGCGGGTGGACCGTTGCTGGGTGGCTTCATCGTGGACAGCCCACTCGGCTGGCGGTGGACGTTCTTCGTCTGCGTGCCCCTTGCAGTGATCGCACTGATCCTGCTCCAGATCACCTTGAAGATCCAGCACATCAAGCGTCCGGCCAAGATCGACTGGCTCGGATCCATCCTGCTGACCTCGGGCGTGAGCCTGCTCCTGATCTGGGTCTCGTTCGCCGGCAACCCGGAATACTACGACTGGGTGTCCTGGCAGTCCGCCCTCATGGTCGGTGGCGGCGTAGCCCTCCTGGCCCTCCTGGTGTTCGTGGAGACCAAGGTTGCCCAGCCGATCATTCCGCTCAAGATCATCTCCGAGCGCACCACCGCGTTGGCCATCATCGCTTCGGTCGCTGTCGGCATCGCGATGTTCGGCTCGTCCACCTTCCTGGGCCAGTACTTCCAGGTGGCCCGTGGCGCCACGCCGACCGAGGCCGGCCTGCTGACCCTCCCCATGATCGCCGGCAACCTCGTGGGTTCCGTGGCCTCGGGTGTCCTGATCAGCCGCTTCGGCAAGTGGAAGAGGTTCCTGATCGCAGGTTCGGTTCTCCTGATTGGCGGCCTTGCATTCGCCGGGACCATGGACCACACCACTGAACTGTGGATCGTGGCGATCTACACCGGCGTATTCGGCCTGGGCCTGGGTATGTTGATGCAGAACCTGGTGCTGGCCGTGCAGAACACCGTACAGGCCAAGGACATCGGAACCGCCAGTGCTTCTGTGGCGTTCTTCCGCTCCGTGGGTGGCGCAATCGGCGTCTCGGTTCTTGGTGCCGTCATGTCCAACCATGTGAAGGACCTGGCCGTCGAAGGACTGGCTGCGGCCGGCATTCCTGTCCAGGGCGGCGGCTCCGGCGCGAGCATGGACCTGGCGGACATGCCCGCACCCATCGCCGACATCATGCGTGCGGCCTATGGTGACGCCACTGCCCAGATCTTCCTGATCTCGGCCATCATCAGCGTCGTCGCCCTGCTGGCAGTGCTGTTCATCAAGGAACGCCCGTTGCGCCGCACCGTTGACGCAGCTCCGGAGAAGGAACTCGTGGCGACGGCCTCCGGTGAGGCCGGAATGTCCCTGGATACCAGTTCTCTGGACGCCGTTTCCGGTGACTCCGTGAAGAACGACGACGGCGCAAGCCGCCCCGGTGCCGGACGTCCCCTTTCCGGCGCGGACCGTACCGTGCGCCAGGAGGACACGGGATCGGATCTGGACCTTGAGTTTGCCCGGATCCTGACCCAGGAAAGGCCGAACGCCACGGCCGACGTGAAGGAAGTGCAGGAGCAACTCTCCCGTACCCAGTACGTCCTGGCCGAACAGCAGTTGCAGCTCAGCCGGGCCAACGTGGAACTGCAGGCCCGGTTGCGCGAGCAGCAGAGCATCGCGCAGCAACAGGCCGCTACGGCGGAGGAGCTGGCTGCCCTCCGCAAGGAACTCAAGCGCGAACGCAGGCAACAGGAACGGATGGCGTTGCTTCTCCTGCAGGGGGCGGAAGCCCGCCAGGAACACGGCAAGCACGCAGGCTAAAGCCCTGCAGGCCTGTCAGGGAGGGCGCCGGCTGGGAATCCAGCCGGCGCCCTCCCGTGTCCAGGCGGTGTTTTACCCCCGGGGGAGCAGCCGCGACACGGCAACTAATCCGCTGGGATGATCTTTTCCCGAAGTTGTTTCACGGTGGCAAAGGATTTCGTAGAGTGGGGAGGCTAATACTGTCAGCCCCTGCTGCAAAACTTTCTTACGTCACGTTAACGCACTCTTTCTAAGGACCCGTGGGCATGCTTGTCACCCTGATACGGCGCTACTCAAAGCCGTATTTGCCGCAGATTGTGGCCGTGCTGATTTTTCAGCTGGCGTCCACCATCGCCACGCTCTACCTCCCCAGCCTCAACGCCAAAATCATTGATGAGGGAGTTTCCCGCGGCGACACCGATTTCATCTGGCAAACCGGTGTGCTCATGCTCGGAGTTGCCTTTGGACAGGTGCTCGCCGCCATCATCGCCGTCTACTTCGGCGCCCGCGTCGCCATGGCCATCGGCCGCGACCTGCGCCGCAGCGTGTTCCGCCAGGTCAGCAGCTTTTCGGCCCAGGACGTCAACCGCTTTGGCGCCCCCACGCTGATCACCCGCGGCACCAACGATGTCCAGCAAGTTCAGATGCTGGTGCTCATGGGCCTGAACTTCATGGTTTCCACACCCATCATGTGTGTTGGCGGCATCATCATGGCACTTCGTGAGGACCTCAGCCTTTCCTGGCTCGTCTGGGTTTCTGTTCCATTGCTCGTGGCCGTGGTGGGCTACCTTGTGGTCAGGCTGATGCCCTTGTTCCGTTCCATGCAAGCCAAGATCGACGCCATCAACGGCGTACTCCGCGAGCAGATCATCGGCATCCGGGTGGTTCGCGCCTTCGTTCGTGAACCGCATGAGGCGAAGCGTTTCGGCGACGCCAACCAGGACCTCACAGCCGTATCGGTGAAGATCGGCAATCTGTTCGTCCTGATGTTCCCCGCCATCGGCATGATCCTGCACCTGTCCACCGCGGCGGTGCTCTGGTTTGGCGGCCAGCGTGTCGATTCGGGCGATATGCAGGTCGGCTCCCTGACGGCCTTCCTGCAGTATCTCCTCCAGATCCTCATGGCAGTGATGATGGGAACGTTCATGGCCATGATGATTCCCCGTGCCTCTGTGTGCGCGGACCGCATCGGCGAGGTCCTGGACGTCGAACCCTCCATCCACAACCCCTCATCTCCGGTGGTGCCGGCACAAAAGAAGGGACACGTGGAGTTCCGCGATGTCACCTTCAAGTACCCGGGTGCCGAGGCGCCTGTGTTGAGCAACATCTCCTTTACTGCCGAGCCGGGGAAGACCCTCGCCATCATCGGTTCCACCGGTGCCGGAAAGACCACCTTGGTCTCGCTGCTTCCGCGGCTCTACGATGTCGCTTCCGGTGACGTACTGCTCGACGGCGTACCGGTCACCGAAATGGATGCCTCGGAAATCACCAGCCGTGTCTCTGCCGTGCCGCAGAAGCCGTACCTGTTCTCCGGGACCATTGAGCACAACCTGCGCTTCGGCAAGCCCGATGCCACGGACGAGGAACTCTGGGACGCGCTCGAAACAGCCCAGGCGAAGGGCTTTGTGGAAGAGAAGTCCTCCGGCCTGAACCGGAGGATCGCCCAGGGCGGTACCAACGTCTCCGGCGGACAACGCCAGAGACTGTCCATCGCCAGGGCCCTGGTGACCAAGCCTAACGTCTACCTGTTTGATGACTCGTTCTCAGCACTGGATGTCGCCACCGACGCCAGGCTCCGAAAGGCCCTGAAGGCCAAGACCAAGGACGCCACGGTCATCATCGTGGCCCAGCGCGTCTCCACCATTGCCGACGCCGACGAAATCCTGGTTCTGGACAACGGTCGCATTGTCGACAGGGGAACGCATGACGAACTATTGGAAACCTCACCCACGTACCAGGAAATCGTCGAATCCCAGCTGAGCGTGGAGGAAGTGGCATGAGCGGGCAGGACCAGCAAAAGAAGCGTGGCTGGGCTGCCAAGGCCCAAGCCGCCAAGGACGCCAAGGCAACCGCTGCGGCAGAGGTCGCCACCGAAGCGTTGGATGACGACGACTTCGTTGAGGAAGAGTACGTTCCCTCCGAAGCCGATGGCGGTATGTTCGGGGACGTTCCGGCCAAGAAAGCCAAGGAATTCTGGCCTTCTGCCAAACGGCTCATGGGCCTGTTGAAGCCTGAACGGGTTGGCGTGTTCATCGTGATCGGGCTCGTGATCGTTTCGGTGGTCCTCAACGTGATCGCCCCCAAGGTTTTGGGCAGCGCCATGGACGTCATCTTCGGTGGGGTCATGGGCAAGCAGCTTCCACCGGGTGTTTCCCAGGAGCAGTTTGTCGAGCTCATGCGCCAGCAAGGCCAGGGAAACTTCGCCGACATGGTGTCCCGGATGGAACTCACCAACGGGATCAACTTCTCCAAGCTGACGTTCCTGATTTCCGTAGTGCTCCTCATGTACTTCGTGGCCAACATTTTCCTGTGGGCACAGGGTTGGTTGCTCAACAAGATCGTCATGCGGGTCATCAAGAAGCTCCGCAATGACGTGCAGGCCAAACTCAACCGGCTCCCACTGAACTACTTCGACACCCGCCAGCGCGGCGACATCCTGTCCCGTGTGACCAACGATGTCGACAACGTCCAGCAGGGCCTCCAGCAGGCATTCGCGCAACTGGTCAGTTCCGTCCTCACGGTCCTGGGCATCACCGTCATGATGTTTATCGTGTCGTGGGAGCTCGCCCTGATCGCATTGATCGCGCTGCCACTGTCCGGTGTCCTTGCCGGCGTCATCGGTGCGCGCAGCCAAAAGTTGTTCACGGCACAGTGGAAGAACACGGGAGCCCTCAACGGGCAGATCGAGGAATCCTTCTCCGGACACGACCTCGTCAAGGTCTTCGGCCGCGATGCCGACATGCTGACGCGATTCGATGAGAAGAACGAGGAACTCTACAAGGCCTCCTTCGGCGCGCAGTTTGTTTCCGGCATCATCTTCCCGGCCATGAACTTCGTTTCCTACCTGTCCTACGTGGGAATCGCCGTCGTCGGTGGTCTTCGCGTTGCCTCCGGCTCCATGAGCCTGGGCGATGCCACGGCCTTCATCCAGTACTCCCGCGAATTCACCCAGCCCCTGGGCCAGATTGCCGGCATGGCCAACATGCTGCAGTCCGGTGTTGCCTCGGCAGAGCGTGTGTTCGAGTTCCTGGACGCCGAGGAAGAGGTCGAGGAAACCGGTACTCGGCATCTTCCGGCCAAGACCGACGGCCATGTGGAGTTTGAGCATGTCTCGTTCAGCTACGTGGAGGACAAGCCACTGATCGAGGACTTGTCGTTCAGCGCCGAACCCGGCCACACCGTGGCCATCGTTGGCCCGACCGGTGCCGGCAAGACCACCCTGGTGAACCTCGTGATGCGCTTCTACGAGCTCAATTCCGGCCGGATCACGCTCGACGGTGTGGACATCAAGGACCTTACCCGTTCCGAGCTTCGGTCCAAGGTGGGCATGGTGTTGCAGGATGCGTGGCTGTTCGGCGGCACCATCTACGACAACATCAAGTACGGCAAGCTGGACGCCACCGAAGAACAGATCATGGAAGCGGCGAAGGCTACGTATGTGGACCGCTTCGTGCGTGCCATTCCGGACGGCTACCAGACGATCATCGATGAAGAAGGCAACAACGTCAGCGCCGGTGAGAAGCAGCTCATCACCATCGCCCGGGCGTTCGTGTCCGATCCCTCCTTGCTGATCCTGGACGAGGCCACAAGCTCGGTGGATACACGTACGGAGCTCCTGCTGCAGAAAGCCATGGCTGCGCTCCGTACTGATCGCACCAGCTTCGTGATTGCCCACCGTCTTTCCACCATCCGCGATGCCGATACCATCCTTGTGATGGAGAACGGCCAGATCGTGGAGCAGGGCAACCACACCCAGCTGCTCGCCCTGGAAGGCGCTTACTACCGCTTGTACATGTCCCAGTTCGCTGGGGAGGAAGAGTCTGCGGTGGATGACTCGACGGCGGTGCACAGCTGAGTACGGAATTACTGAACGAGTCGGTGGAACCCCGGCGCATTGAGGTCCTCGTGCCCATGCGCTGGGGTGACATGGACGCTTACGGACATATCAACAACGTCCAGATTGTCCGAATGCTTGAGGAGGCCCGCATCGCCGCATTCGGACCGCCGCGCGGCGCGGGGCTTCCCGGTGTGGAGCCTCCGGCTGCCCTCTTCAACGATGTTGAGGAGGGCACCATGACCCTCGTGGTGGAGCACAAGGTCCGCTATGTGCGGACTCTGGAATACCGCAACATCCCCGCGGTCGTGGAGATCTGGGTGGGTGCCATCAAGGGTGCCAGTTTCGACCTCCACTACGTCATCAAGGATCCAGTGACCCGGGAAGACTGCGTCAAGGCCACAACCCACCTGGCGTTCGTCGCCGAGGCCTCAGGACGCGTCCTGAGGCTCACGCCAGGGCAAAAGGAAAAGCTGGAAAGGTATCAGGCCTGACGGTCCCTCCACGTAGAGTTTCAGCATGAAACTCGAAATTGCTGTGGTCAGTGCTGCCGGAGTCGGCGTCGCGGCCTCGGAAGGTGCGGACCGGGTGGAGCTCTGCAGCAGCCTGGAACTCGGCGGCGTCACGCCAAGCCAGGGACTGCTCGAAGCGGGCTTGGAGCACGCGGACGGGCGGTTGGAGATTTATCCGCTGGTCCGGTGCAGGCCCGGTGACTTCCTGTACTCGGCATCGGATGTCGACACCATGGTCCACGAAATCCGGCACTTGCTGTCCCAGGGCGCCCACGGTGTGGTGGTTGGAGCATTGACGCCATCGGGCGATGTGGACGTTCGTACGGTTCGTAGGCTGCTGGAGACTGCCCGTGAATCAAACCCCGACGCGGAAGTGACCTTCCACCGTGCGATCGACCAATCCCGGGACCCTCTGGCTGCGCTGGATCGACTCCTGGAACTGGGCTTCACGCGGGTCCTCACCTCCGGTCATGCACCAACGGCAGGTGCGGGCCTAGCAACGCTTGCCGGCATGGTGGAACGTGCTGGAGGGGATCTGGAGATCATGGCTGGTGGGGGACTGTCCTTGGCGGACATCCCGGCCATGCATGCCGCCGGGTTGTCCGCGGTCCACTTGTCGGCCAAAAAGACGATCTCCACGCTCAGCCAAGGAACGATTTCCCTGGGCACCCAGGACGGCAGCGATCCCACGGCCTACACCGTCACCGACCGGGAGATTGTGCGCGAAGCCAAGGCGAAGCTGAATGCCGTGAACCGCGCCGGCCAAGAGAGCTGACAGTGTCCCGGTTGTCCAGGCTGGGAGCCGAAAATGGCAGTGAGTGCGCATCGTAATGACTCTTTACAGGGGGCACACCTGGGCCAATGATTGAAGGATTCACCAACTCGGTGGAACGCCCCACTGCAACCTTCAGGAGTCCCAGCGATGCCGCTGCCCTCGCCGGTTTCACCGGCCCTCGTTTCCCCGCCAACCACCTCTCGAACCAACGTCATTGCTGGGGGCCATCCGGAGCTGGAATGCGCTGTGGCAACTTGGGATAAATTCCTTTATGGGAACCACCGGTTCGTGGTCCAGGTTCATCCCACCAGGACCCTCCACAGGACTGCCGCCCACCGCGTGGTCCTGCCGTGGCGACGGCAGGACGCCGATCCCGCGTCCGTCGAGATCATCGTTGTCTCGGAGGCCACCGGATCACGGGTTCGCAACGTGGTGGTCGAAGAGGCCGGCAGGGAGTCCGGGACACTGGTGTTCGAAGCCGTGGACGGCCCCGGCATCTACTTCGTCTACTACCTGCCTTACGCCATGCTGGGCAAGCCCCACTATCCCCAGGCGCAGTACCTCCCGCGACGTCCGGCCGCAGACCCGGCCTGGGCGGCCGCCGTCGGACCTTCGGTGTGGGCGCAGACTGGGACTGCTGAACTGCCCCGGGCCACGGTCCTTCGATACGAGGCCGCGAGCCGCCGCGACTCCTTCGCGCCCATGAACTTCACCGCCCGTGCCGGGGAATTGGAGCAGCTGCACCTGGACCATGCCGGGGAGCCCTTCCTGCTGTTTCAAGAAGACCGTCTGAACCCGATTTCCATGCGTTCGGAGCTTCCGGCCCACTGGGTGATCAACGGCCCGTCGTCCAACTTCCACGGGTCCGCGCAGGCGGGGGAGGACTACGTCGTCCAACTCGGTCTCTATGCGCAGGAAGACATCGATGACATCAGAGTGGAGGTGTCGGGCATGGAAGGGCACTGCATCACTACCGACGGCGTGGACCGCCATGGCCGGCCGTGGTCCAGAAGGAGCGTGTTGGCGGTCGCGGCACATACAGTGCAGGCACTGTATGTCGTTCTTCCGGTACCTGCAGACGCCGCGGGAACCACGCTCTCAGCGACGGTAGCAGTCACCGCAGCAAGCGCCTCCACCCAGGAGCACCAGCAGCTGGTCAAGGTCTCCCTGGACGTGGCACCGGACAGCGGCCCGGAAATCCTCGCGGGGGGCTTCGGGGATCCGCGCTTCTTGCGGCGGCTGGCGTGGCTGGATTCCAGCGTGGCCCAGGACGCGGAGCTCGTGGCACCCTTCACGGCCATCACGTTGGATGAGCCGAACAGGACTTTGGGAATCCTCGGCAGGACCCTGCAGTTGTCCGGCTCAGGCCTTCCGGCTCAGGTGACGTCCACCTTCACGGGAACGAACACCGCAACGGATGGTCCCGGCGTCGAGCTTTTTGACATCCCTATGAGGTTCGACGTGGGGGACCTCCACTGGGACTATTCGCCGCTTACTTTCACCGTGGAGGGGCCGGCAAGGGTCAGTTGGCGGTGCCGGTGGACAGGCCACCACGGCAGCCAGTCTGCATCACGCCTGGAACTGACAGGCGTCCTCGACGCCGACGGCGCGGTGCAGTTCTCGCTGCAACTGACGTCGGACGCGCCTGTGGAAGTGCACGACGTCGGCCTGCAGCTTGGGTTTCATGAGGCAACAGTGCCGTTCGCCATGGGCCTGGGCATCGCCGGTGGCCGGCGACCCGAAAGCATCGACTGGACCTGGGACGTTGCGGACAGGAATCAGGACGCACTATGGCTGGGCGGGGTGAACGCCGGAGTCCAGCTGGCACTGCGGGACGAGCACTACGAACGCCCGCTCAACACCAACTTCTACAAGGAGAAACCACTGGTGGAGCCGGTGTCGTGGGCCAACCGCCAGGCAGGGGAAGGAGTGGTTCGTGGTGGTGTGGGCCTGCGGACCGGCGAGAGTAAGGTGACGGTGCGCGCCTACAGTGGCGCCCGGACCCTGCAGCCCGCCCAGCCGCTCCATTTCGATTTCAGGCTCCTGCTGACGCCGTTCAAGGTGATCGAACCCGGCAAGCACCTGTCCAAGCGCTATTTCCATGAGCCTGCCGAGCCTTCGCACATCAAAGCAGCCGGAGCCACTGTGGTGAACATCCACCACGCCACGGCCCCCGCTCCGTACATCAACGACCCCCTGTTGACGGGGGACACGCTCCGGGCGTACATCGCTAAATGCCACGAGCACGGGCTCAAAGCCAAGGTCTACAACACAGTGCGTGAACTCACCTTCCACAGCCCCGAACTGCTTCCATTGCTGCAGCTGGACCATGAGATTTTCAGCGACGGGCCAGGCAAGGGCCACATGTGGCTGCAGGAGCACGCAGGCAGCGGCTACGTCTCGGCGTGGTTCGCCCCCAATGTGGACGACATCGCCGTGGTCACCACGGGCGAGTCCCGCTGGGAGAACTTCTACGTGCGCAGCCTGGCTGAACTTGCCAAGGGGGAGGACGGCATTGACGGCATCTACCTGGATGACATTGCCTATGACCGCCATGCCATGCTGCGGGTCCGCAAAGTCCTGGAGAGAGCCTGCCTGGACCGGGGGGCCGAGGGGCCGGAAATAGACCTCCATTCCGCCAACCAATTCACGGCCCACGACGGGTACGCTTCTTCGGCAAACCTGTACATGGAGCAGTTGCCCTATGTGGACCGGCTGTGGCTGGGGGAGTACTTCGACTACCACGGCACAGGCCCGGACTATTGGCTGGTGGAACTGTCCGGGATCCCGTTCGGCCTCATGGGCGAGATGCTCGAAGGCGGCGGCAATCCCTGGCGCGGCATGGTGTTCGGCATGACGGGCAGGGCACCGGCCGTGGACAACCGTGCCTTGTGGGAGTTCTGGGCACAGCATGGGCTCGAGCAAGCGCAGATGCATGGCTTCTGGGATCCCCAGGCGCCGGTGAGGAGCAACCAT
Proteins encoded:
- a CDS encoding acyl-CoA thioesterase: MRWGDMDAYGHINNVQIVRMLEEARIAAFGPPRGAGLPGVEPPAALFNDVEEGTMTLVVEHKVRYVRTLEYRNIPAVVEIWVGAIKGASFDLHYVIKDPVTREDCVKATTHLAFVAEASGRVLRLTPGQKEKLERYQA
- a CDS encoding copper homeostasis protein CutC, giving the protein MKLEIAVVSAAGVGVAASEGADRVELCSSLELGGVTPSQGLLEAGLEHADGRLEIYPLVRCRPGDFLYSASDVDTMVHEIRHLLSQGAHGVVVGALTPSGDVDVRTVRRLLETARESNPDAEVTFHRAIDQSRDPLAALDRLLELGFTRVLTSGHAPTAGAGLATLAGMVERAGGDLEIMAGGGLSLADIPAMHAAGLSAVHLSAKKTISTLSQGTISLGTQDGSDPTAYTVTDREIVREAKAKLNAVNRAGQES
- a CDS encoding glycoside hydrolase domain-containing protein; protein product: MATWDKFLYGNHRFVVQVHPTRTLHRTAAHRVVLPWRRQDADPASVEIIVVSEATGSRVRNVVVEEAGRESGTLVFEAVDGPGIYFVYYLPYAMLGKPHYPQAQYLPRRPAADPAWAAAVGPSVWAQTGTAELPRATVLRYEAASRRDSFAPMNFTARAGELEQLHLDHAGEPFLLFQEDRLNPISMRSELPAHWVINGPSSNFHGSAQAGEDYVVQLGLYAQEDIDDIRVEVSGMEGHCITTDGVDRHGRPWSRRSVLAVAAHTVQALYVVLPVPADAAGTTLSATVAVTAASASTQEHQQLVKVSLDVAPDSGPEILAGGFGDPRFLRRLAWLDSSVAQDAELVAPFTAITLDEPNRTLGILGRTLQLSGSGLPAQVTSTFTGTNTATDGPGVELFDIPMRFDVGDLHWDYSPLTFTVEGPARVSWRCRWTGHHGSQSASRLELTGVLDADGAVQFSLQLTSDAPVEVHDVGLQLGFHEATVPFAMGLGIAGGRRPESIDWTWDVADRNQDALWLGGVNAGVQLALRDEHYERPLNTNFYKEKPLVEPVSWANRQAGEGVVRGGVGLRTGESKVTVRAYSGARTLQPAQPLHFDFRLLLTPFKVIEPGKHLSKRYFHEPAEPSHIKAAGATVVNIHHATAPAPYINDPLLTGDTLRAYIAKCHEHGLKAKVYNTVRELTFHSPELLPLLQLDHEIFSDGPGKGHMWLQEHAGSGYVSAWFAPNVDDIAVVTTGESRWENFYVRSLAELAKGEDGIDGIYLDDIAYDRHAMLRVRKVLERACLDRGAEGPEIDLHSANQFTAHDGYASSANLYMEQLPYVDRLWLGEYFDYHGTGPDYWLVELSGIPFGLMGEMLEGGGNPWRGMVFGMTGRAPAVDNRALWEFWAQHGLEQAQMHGFWDPQAPVRSNHPDVLATTWISGDKAVVALASWAEETVHVSLNFDAGSAHLASLPIEAPAIRGFQSAASHGPAETMTIEPQRGVLLTIGF